The sequence GCAGGAATTTGACCTCGCCTTGGTCTGGGCGGCGGACAATCCCTTGAAAACGGGGCAAACCCCCTTGGCGCATCGGATGGCGATGTTGGACTGTCTGCTACGGGAATTGGGGGAACCCCGGGTGCAGTTGTGCCCGGAATTGAGCCATCGGTTCACCCGGGTGAGTGTGGCGCGGGCGCAGGCGCAGTGGCCCCAGGCGAGTTTGACCCTGGCGTTGGGGGCGGATTTACTGCCCCAGTTGCCCCGGTGGCATCAGGCGGAGGAATTGTTCCCCCAGGTGAATGTGGTGATCATTCCCCGCACCGGTTATCCCCTTGCCCCAGCGGCGTTGGATTGGTTACACGAGCATAGCCCCCAGGTGAGCATTGCCCCGAT comes from Synechococcus sp. C9 and encodes:
- a CDS encoding nicotinate-nucleotide adenylyltransferase, translated to MAVPQRLALFGTSADPPTLAHRQIIQWLGQEFDLALVWAADNPLKTGQTPLAHRMAMLDCLLRELGEPRVQLCPELSHRFTRVSVARAQAQWPQASLTLALGADLLPQLPRWHQAEELFPQVNVVIIPRTGYPLAPAALDWLHEHSPQVSIAPITVPDWSSRAFREGQGQAELSPAVLDYIHRHQLYQEAALPSTV